A genome region from Coriobacteriia bacterium includes the following:
- a CDS encoding sodium-translocating pyrophosphatase — MADWIAWLAPASAALGIGVAIYLATWVLKQDPGNEKMQEISKATQEGALAFLLREYRVLAIFAIVVAVIIVVVPAMPPLTAVAFLTGAILSAAAGYFGMYVATRANARTAQAATEGIHKALNVAFRSGLTMGLTVASFGLGGISLWIITMLLTGTNPAENVFIVNGFAMGASSIALFARVGGGIYTKAADVGADLVGKVEAGIPEDDPRNPAVIADNVGDNVGDVAGMGADLFESFVGSILAPVVLAISLWGMTTGFDSMDFRYGATAPLLIAAVGIVTSIFGLFAVRAKEGANLHEALNMGTYVAATLQLGAMGFLFWHWSSREGSDPARMWFFGAVVAGLAAGIAIGKITEYFCSDHFRPTQKIAEASETGAATNIIAGLGTGMMSTAAPIFVVCAGIIVSFLAGEAAAPGGGIYGIGLAALGMLSIIAITVGVDAYGPVADNAGGIAEMAHMGPEIRKITDSLDSVGNTTAAIAKGFAIGSAGLTALALFVAFRTQLAAGGIVMNMGLDNPYVIVGLFIGGMLPFLFGALTMNAVGRAAFSMIEEVRRQFREIPGIMEGTGKPDYAACVDISTKASLREMVVPGVIAVAAPLLVGMVSVDMLTGLLAGSLVTGFLLAIFMANAGGAWDNAKKYIEGGKHGGKGSDAHKAAVVGDTVGDPFKDTSGPSMNILIKLMTVVSLVFVPLFISLGGGFLGR, encoded by the coding sequence ATGGCTGATTGGATAGCATGGCTCGCGCCCGCATCCGCTGCACTGGGAATCGGGGTCGCGATCTACTTGGCGACTTGGGTTCTCAAGCAGGATCCGGGCAACGAGAAGATGCAGGAGATCTCGAAGGCGACACAGGAGGGCGCACTGGCGTTCCTGCTGCGTGAGTATCGAGTCCTTGCGATCTTCGCGATCGTGGTCGCGGTCATCATCGTGGTCGTTCCCGCGATGCCGCCGCTCACAGCGGTCGCATTCCTGACAGGAGCCATCCTGTCCGCGGCTGCCGGCTACTTCGGCATGTACGTCGCGACCAGGGCGAACGCCCGTACCGCGCAGGCGGCAACCGAGGGCATCCACAAGGCCCTCAACGTCGCCTTCCGTTCCGGTCTTACGATGGGACTCACCGTAGCCTCCTTCGGGCTGGGTGGTATCTCACTGTGGATCATCACCATGCTCCTCACCGGGACGAATCCGGCCGAGAACGTCTTCATCGTCAACGGCTTCGCGATGGGCGCGAGCTCGATCGCGCTGTTCGCGCGTGTGGGTGGCGGTATCTACACGAAGGCGGCTGACGTCGGCGCCGACCTCGTGGGCAAGGTCGAGGCCGGTATCCCCGAGGACGATCCGCGCAACCCTGCAGTCATCGCCGACAACGTCGGTGACAACGTCGGCGATGTGGCCGGCATGGGCGCCGACCTGTTCGAGTCGTTCGTGGGCTCGATCCTGGCGCCGGTCGTCCTTGCGATCTCGCTGTGGGGCATGACCACCGGGTTCGATTCCATGGACTTCCGCTACGGCGCCACCGCGCCGCTGCTGATCGCCGCTGTCGGCATCGTGACGTCGATCTTCGGCCTGTTCGCCGTCCGCGCCAAGGAAGGTGCCAACCTTCACGAGGCGCTCAACATGGGCACCTACGTGGCGGCCACCCTCCAGCTGGGTGCCATGGGCTTCCTGTTCTGGCACTGGTCCAGCCGTGAGGGCTCAGACCCCGCCCGCATGTGGTTCTTCGGCGCGGTCGTCGCGGGCCTTGCCGCCGGTATCGCCATCGGCAAGATCACCGAGTACTTCTGCTCGGATCACTTCCGTCCCACTCAGAAGATCGCTGAGGCGTCCGAGACCGGGGCGGCTACGAACATCATCGCGGGTCTGGGTACCGGCATGATGTCCACCGCTGCGCCGATCTTCGTCGTGTGCGCCGGCATCATCGTCTCGTTCCTCGCTGGTGAAGCCGCAGCCCCGGGCGGCGGCATCTACGGCATCGGCCTCGCCGCGCTGGGTATGCTCTCGATCATCGCCATCACGGTGGGCGTGGACGCCTACGGCCCCGTCGCCGACAACGCCGGCGGTATCGCCGAGATGGCGCACATGGGTCCGGAGATCCGCAAGATCACCGACTCGCTCGACAGCGTCGGCAACACGACGGCCGCCATCGCCAAGGGCTTCGCGATCGGCTCGGCCGGTCTCACCGCCCTGGCGCTGTTCGTGGCGTTCCGCACGCAGCTCGCCGCCGGCGGTATCGTGATGAACATGGGACTCGACAATCCGTACGTCATCGTGGGCCTGTTCATCGGTGGCATGCTGCCGTTCCTCTTCGGCGCTCTGACGATGAACGCTGTGGGCCGCGCGGCCTTCTCGATGATCGAGGAAGTCCGCCGCCAGTTCCGCGAGATTCCCGGCATCATGGAAGGCACCGGCAAGCCGGACTACGCCGCCTGTGTCGACATCTCGACCAAGGCCTCCCTGCGCGAGATGGTCGTCCCCGGCGTCATCGCCGTGGCCGCTCCGCTCCTTGTGGGTATGGTCTCGGTGGACATGCTCACCGGTCTTCTCGCTGGATCGCTGGTGACAGGATTCCTGCTGGCAATCTTCATGGCCAACGCCGGTGGCGCGTGGGACAACGCGAAGAAGTACATCGAGGGTGGCAAGCACGGCGGCAAGGGCTCTGATGCCCATAAGGCCGCCGTCGTCGGCGACACCGTGGGCGATCCGTTCAAGGACACCTCCGGTCCGTCGATGAACATCCTCATCAAGCTCATGACCGTCGTGAGTTTGGTCTTCGTGCCCCTGTTCATCTCCTTGGGTGGCGGGTTCCTGGGCCGCTAG